One segment of Clavelina lepadiformis chromosome 2, kaClaLepa1.1, whole genome shotgun sequence DNA contains the following:
- the LOC143445314 gene encoding uncharacterized protein LOC143445314 isoform X2, with amino-acid sequence MSDEPEEAPESVRSKVERLEQALRLEKGERDKGAVENKSLAMQNSVLRQKLEEEQASYKRKLQAYQEGQQRQAQLVQKLQSKVLQYKKKCTDLEQELETLRAESDRSKVALSETTDNLQHRLDSTEARLRRTEESHTTDLEDALIKLEEEKQRCESLAEVNSMLREQLNSANDSNSALADDLGKVTEDWNNVKEELKTKETQWRDEQENFSSYFGDEHSRLLALWRAIVQIRRGFGDLKSVTQRDLGQAMNDVQRGARQLHAACLNLSANQSVQDTSAKVSLEREKGEKTDVEDQLRAKVKEMLQMQADFDADKAKLNAKINELTVTLDRSKSQLVDRDQTIRDLSTPSRPMESTRVDGPGEPDDEESAATVAAEKVALEQALRDIAQSVIADADMAMALSDSPRASAVDDLTESMADLGIGRSPRHYSPLRSPSPGRRSPRRARSPGMRGISPSFADSTYNAVQAALQKRQLQVQELRAKLEAARDAATSLKKQMTDNDTDKKNLENQVHSLKQELDSITRAKDDAKRDAYRYKSSAEVVGSEKQEMGKERAGLQSRVDALVLEKERLQAANADLQRQRDNVEDEKEDLLKDLSRKEKELARGKSAVDTMDGKQSSLREQLVTVKEALNRAVLEKEIMEAEKAEVVEALAKVERANAEIELSLNKLKTEEASLRDQLAKMQALNEGLAQDKVDLHKVIAEMEEKFAALGAAKYDLALEKDSIRAELIKTEQEKMDLHNEKTGLDHSLILTEQSREKLEQDLMLLHREKAELCDSLTQCTRQKANLEEDLARCQEDINRLNDFNAKLAKEKEELTNEKANLIVQLTATERENRTLSEEMAGLRADREALEGNLFDSQSIAATLEAKKEQLEEVNQNSMIKNEALQVEIGRVRKEMEVETAKLQREIQLLNQQIIQHEREAQVALKTEQQSHEEDIDKAARAKDTLRLELEAEKEEMWHKATLEKEEIMAKYEAEKQEMQEEMEAINQEHNETLIMAEAEKQQVLLMKETEKNALQEKFNNAQQSIQDREVDYEKLKRQTNSNKEKDRATINQITQELKDFRTQFELATEAHEREVKGLNDACKQVHTMRDGALKEVEELKLQLRMVEDARDGVRRDLIEAQRKVRETEEARDRQRKENLELKRGVNDEVHEKQTLNKANDQLRGQVKKAEQERIALKRANEEKEQKIAVLEEGRSNTQKENGDLRASLREVERSRLEARRELQELRRQVKMLDSENTKKSKEVEDLQGRVADDEQREEEARRESFGLKQKIVATEASKEQALKENSLLQRKLAELEDDSRAKERDYLGQLAEFHATGKKQKDDIRNLIVKLEGVDEELAENKLKLSASEGRVTGLENEIVRIEGNKRDVEFKLGSLHSALRRTLGISRLGRTMSPMRGGYRSSSPSPSRRSPSPGKGFDNTFTTTTGGKGTPIPTTGSPHRNRSLSPSYRRSGSPTRTEQLVQDIDPEVVRASLRDFLQELKDTQREKDDAKIEVSNLTRQLMEMEADRDRVNQRLQQLQKSLGEAEEGKRGAHGRLASAQTALMLQEETIRRNEREQKSLAEKLAQLERAQQNSEGDRRGLQDKINKMKAQQAKCEADKRKLKEAFDMSEQRATKLELARRALEGDLQRNKLALTDKETGNQVQQERIANLTSQIQDLEGKCTSLQLTIDRLSTALAKTEEGESHLKDKVQSLSLSVSEKDAATSSLNEKISQLQKMLTASEHDRRVLQERLQAARQAVADLKKQNSALQERLHNITHEMEDGDVRKSELENQLKSLQQVITQHQDSEATGLERIQKLQEEKRILQERITGLQRAIAQLDSEKRETQRGAVRLEKDKSALQKTLDKVERERLKTEEETIRLTENRGHLDRSLRDTEVELEDCRKTVQALQAQLAETEQSNAQRLIEVTNRHRQESELEVERLRTAQVQSERTLEARERAHRQRVKGLEEQIATLKDQLTQEIRRRQPYTSHRSKS; translated from the exons ATGTCTGACGAACCAGAAGAGGCCCCGGAGTCGGTCAGGTCTAAAGTGGAGCGA CTAGAGCAAGCCTTGAGGCTTGAGAAGGGAGAACGGGACAAGGGTGCTGTTGAAAACAAGTCGTTGGCAATGCAG aacTCTGTTCTTCGCCAGAAACTGGAAGAAGAACAGGCCTCGTATAAAAGGAAGTTGCAAGCCTACCAGGAGGGCCAGCAAAGACAGGCTCAACTCGTGCAAAAACTTCAGAGCAAA GTGCTTCAATACAAGAAGAAATGCACAGACTTAGAACAAGAACTCGAAACTCTTAGAGCCGAATCGGACCGATCGAAAGTTGCG TTGTCCGAGACCACGGATAACCTTCAACATAGACTGGACTCGACCGAAGCTCGTCTGCGTCGCACTGAAGAGTCTCACACCACGGATCTGGAGGATGCTCTCATTAAGCTTGAGGAAGAGAAGCAGAG GTGTGAGAGTCTGGCCGAAGTTAACTCGATGCTCCGAGAACAACTGAACAGTGCAAATGATTCGAACTCCGCTCTGGCTGATGACCTTGGCAAGGTGACCGAGGACTGGAACAATGTCAAGGAAGAGTTGAAGACGAAGGAGACACAATGGCGTGACGAACAGGAG AACTTCAGTTCCTACTTCGGAGACGAGCACAGCAGACTGCTTGCTCTCTGGCGCGCAATCGTCCAAATTCGACGAGGTTTCGGTGACTTGAAATCGGTGACACAACGCGACCTTGGCCAAGCAATGAACGATGTTCAG CGCGGTGCCCGACAACTCCATGCGGCTTGTCTCAACCTTAGCGCCAACCAAAGCGTTCAAGATACCTCCGCCAAGGTGTCGCTAGAGCGCGAAAAGGGTGAAAAGACCGATGTTGAAGATCAGCTTCGGGCAAAG gTTAAGGAAATGTTGCAGATGCAGGCTGACTTCGACGCCGACAAGGCCAAATTGAATGCAAAGATCAACGAACTCACGGTTACTCTGGATAGATCCAAGTCTCAACTTGTTGACAGGGATCAAACCATCCGCGATCTGAGCACACCTTCGCGTCCAATG GAAAGCACTCGGGTTGATGGACCTGGAGAGCCCGACGACGAAGAATCGGCAGCAACGGTTGCAGCAGAGAAGGTTGCTCTCGAACAAGCTCTACGAGATATCGCGCAATCGGTAATTGCTGATGCTGATATGGCGATGGCTCTTTCTGATAGCCCTCGAGCATCAGCCGTGGATGACCTCACGGAATCGATGGCGGACCTCGGAATTGGACGTTCTCCGAG ACATTACTCGCCACTGCGATCGCCATCACCAGGTAGGCGATCACCAAGAAGAGCACGATCGCCTGGAATGCGTGGCATCTCTCCATCGTTCGCCGATTCGACTTACAACGCGGTACAAGCAGCTCTGCAGAAGAGACAACTGCAAGTGCAG GAACTCCGAGCGAAATTGGAAGCAGCACGAGACGCTGCTACCTCTCTCAAGAAACAAATGACAGACAATGACACCGATAAGAAGAATTTGGAAAACCAGGTCCATTCGCTCAAGCAGGAGCTGGATAGCATAACAAGGGCTAAAGATGACGCAAAGAGAGACGCCTACCGGTACAAGTCCAGCGCCGAAGTGGTGGGAAG CGAAAAACAAGAAATGGGTAAGGAACGCGCTGGTCTCCAAAGCCGAGTCGACGCTCTCGTTCTAGAGAAGGAGAGGCTTCAAGCAGCCAACGCTGATCTCCAACGACAGAGAGACAACGTGGAGGACGAAAAGGAAGATCTGCTCAAGGATCTTTCCCGAAAGGAGAAAGAACTTGCCCGAGG AAAATCTGCTGTCGATACCATGGATGGCAAACAATCGTCTCTGCGTGAGCAACTGGTAACTGTAAAGGAGGCTTTGAACAGAGCTGTCCTTGAAAAAGAAATCATGGAAGCCGAGAAGGCTGAAGTCGTGGAAGCGCTTGCTAAG GTTGAGCGTGCCAACGCTGAAATCGAGCTCTCCTTGAACAAGTTGAAGACAGAGGAGGCGTCATTGAGAGATCAACTGGCCAAGATGCAAGCCTTAAATGAAGGACTTGCCCAGGACAAGGTGGATCTGCACAAAGTGATTGCGGAG ATGGAAGAGAAGTTTGCGGCATTGGGAGCCGCTAAGTACGATCTGGCATTGGAGAAGGATTCGATCCGCGCTGAACTGATCAAGACCGAGCAGGAGAAGATGGATCTCCATAATGAGAAAACTGGACTCGATCACAGCTTGATTCTGACCGAACAGAGCCGCGAGAAGCTTGAACAAGATCTGATGCTGTTGCACCGCGAGAAGGCCGAACTCTGCGACAGTCTGACACAG TGCACAAGACAGAAAGCCAACTTGGAGGAAGATCTTGCAAGATGCCAGGAGGACATTAACCGCTTGAACGACTTCAACGCTAAACTGGCCAAAGAGAAAGAAGAATTGACCAATGAGAAAGCAAATCTCATTGTGCAGCTTACCGCCACTGAAAGGGAGAACAGAACTCTCTCCGAAGAAATGGCTGGGCTTAG GGCTGATAGGGAGGCTCTAGAAGGTAACCTCTTCGACTCACAGAGCATTGCCGCAACTTTGGAGGCAAAGAAGGAACAATTGGAAGAGGTCAACCAGAACTCCATGATTAAAAACGAAGCCCTACAAG TTGAAATCGGACGGGTGCGCAAAGAAATGGAAGTTGAGACCGCGAAGCTTCAACGCGAGATTCAGTTGCTCAACCAACAGATTATCCAGCATGAAAGAGAAGCTCAAGTTGCTCTGAAGACCGAGCAACAATCGCACGAGGAAGATATAGATAAGGCAGCTAGAGCGAAG gacaCCCTTAGACTTGAATTAGAAGCcgaaaaagaagaaatgtgGCACAAAGCAACGCTCGAAAAGGAGGAGATTATGGCCAAATATGAAGCCGAGAAACAAGAAATGCAGGAAGAAATGGAAGCAATTAACCAG gaGCACAACGAGACGCTCATCATGGCCGAAGCAGAAAAGCAGCAAGTTCTTCTGATGAAGGAAACTGAGAAGAACGCTCTGCAAGAGAAATTCAACAACGCCCAGCAATCGATCCAGGACAGAGAAGTGGATTACGAAAAACTGAAGAGACAAACCAACTCTAACAAAGAGAAGGATAGG GCAACTATCAACCAAATAACCCAAGAATTAAAGGACTTCCGCACCCAATTCGAGCTTGCAACCGAGGCCCACGAACGCGAAGTAAAGGGCTTGAACGATGCATGCAAGCAAGTACACACCATGAGAGATGGCGCCCTCAAAGAG GTTGAAGAGCTCAAACTTCAGCTACGCATGGTAGAAGATGCACGAGATGGCGTTAGACGCGACTTGATTGAAGCACAAAGGAAG GTACGTGAAACCGAAGAAGCACGTGACCGTCAACGCAAAGAAAATCTCGAACTGAAACGCGGTGTCAATGATGAAGTTCACGAAAAGCAAACTTTGAATAAAGCCAACGATCAACTGCGTGGTCAAGTGAAGAAGGCTGAGCAAGAAAGGATAGCTCTTAAA CGAGCCAACGAAGAAAAGGAACAGAAGATCGCAGTCTTGGAAGAGGGCCGCAGCAAcacacaaaaagaaaatggcgaCCTCCGCGCCAGCCTCAGGGAAGTCGAACGAAGCAGACTCGAAGCAAGAAGGGAACTTCAAGAACTCAGACGTCAA GTCAAAATGCTGGATAGCGAAAACACAAAGAAATCGAAAGAAGTGGAAGACCTTCAAGGCCGTGTGGCTGACGACGAACAGCGAGAAGAAGAAGCGAGACGCGAATCTTTCGGTCTCAAACAAAAGATTGTTGCAACCGAAGCTAGCAAAGAACAAGCGCTCAAGGAG AACTCGCTATTGCAACGAAAACTGGCCGAACTCGAAGACGACAGCCGCGCTAAGGAACGCGATTATTTGGGACAATTGGCTGAATTCCACGCCACTGGTAAGAAGCAGAAGGACGACATACGTAATCTCATTGTGAAGTTGGAAGGTGTCGATGAAGAGTTGGCGGAGAACAAACTAAAGTTGTCAGCATCCGAAGGAAGAGTTACTGGACTTGAAAATGAAATCGTGAGAATTGAAG GAAACAAACGCGACGTTGAATTCAAGCTGGGCAGCCTTCATAGCGCGCTACGACGAACTCTCGGCATATCGAGACTCGGCAGAACAATGAGTCCGATGCGAGGAGGTTACAGATCATCCAGTCCATCACCCAGCAG GCGTTCCCCATCACCTGGCAAAGGTTTCGATAACACCTTCACCACCACTACGGGAGGTAAAGGCACCCCGATACCAACCACTGGATCACCGCACAGAAACCGTAGCCTTTCTCCAAGTTATAGGAGATCTGGCTCCCCAAC TCGAACTGAACAACTGGTTCAAGATATTGATCCAGAAGTGGTGCGTGCATCTCTCCGTGATTTCCTCCAAGAGCTCAAAGACACACAACGTGAGAAGGATGACGCAAAGATAGAAGTTTCAAACCTCACCAGACAG CTTATGGAAATGGAAGCCGATCGTGATCGTGTAAACCAACGTTTGCAACAGCTTCAGAAATCGCTTGGAGAAGCGGAAGAAGGGAAGAGAGGAGCCCATGGACGCCTTGCATCCGCTCAAACCGCACTCATGCTTCAGGAAGAAACAATCAGAAGAAATGAAAGAGAACAGAAGAGCTTGGCTGAAAAACTGGCACAATTGGAGCGCGCTCAACAGAATTCGGAAGGCGACCGAAGAGGGTTGCAG GATAAGATAAACAAGATGAAAGCTCAGCAAGCAAAATGTGAGGCCGACAAACGTAAGCTGAAGGAGGCATTTGACATGTCAGAACAACGCGCAACAAAACTTGAACTTGCACGAAGGGCACTGGAAGGCGACCTGCAGAGAAATAAACTCGCTTTAACAGACAAGGAAACCGGGAACCAG GTACAACAAGAGCGCATTGCGAATCTCACAAGCCAGATACAGGACCTAGAAGGAAAATGCACTTCTCTACAGCTCACCATCGACAGGCTAAGTACTGCCCTTGCTAAAACCGAAGAAGGCGAAAGTCATCTTAAAGATAAG GTCCAATCCCTCTCATTGTCCGTATCGGAAAAAGACGCTGCAACCAGTTCTTTGAATGAAAAAATCAGTCAACTTCAGAAAATGTTAACCGCTTCCGAGCATGATCGACGCGTTCTACAG GAACGCTTACAAGCAGCGCGCCAAGCCGTTGCTgatttgaaaaagcaaaacagcGCTCTGCAAGAACGACTTCACAATATCACCCATGAAATGGAGGATGGGGATGTAAGAAAATCGGAATTGGAAAATCAACTGAAAAGCTTACAACAG GTAATCACACAACACCAAGATTCGGAGGCAACAGGATTGGAAAGAATACAAAAACTTCAAGAAGAAAAACGCATTCTGCAAGAGAGAATCACCGGATTGCAAAGAGCTATTGCTCAGTTAGACTCTGAGAAAAGAGAAACACAAAGAGGAGCAGTTCGCCTTGAGAAGGACAAGTCCGCATTACAGAAAACTTTGGACAAA gTGGAACGCGAGAGACTGAAGACTGAAGAGGAGACAATACGTTTGACTGAAAACCGAGGACATCTGGACAGATCATTGCGGGATACGGAAGTTGAACTGGAAGATTGCAGGAAAACAGTGCAG GCTTTGCAAGCACAACTGGCCGAGACGGAACAGAGCAACGCACAACGATTGATCGAAGTAACGAATCGTCATCGCCAAGAATCGGAATTAGAAGTTGAAAGACTTCGCACTGCCCAAGTTCAATCAGAACGAACGCTTGAGGCACGCGAGAGAGCACATAGACAGAGAGTAAAGGGGCTAGAAGAACAG atCGCTACACTTAAAGACCAGTTGACCCAGGAAATTCGAAGGAGGCAACCGTACACGTCACACCGCTCCAAGTCCTAA